TTTCAGTCACGAAGAAGTCAGCGATAACGCCGTCTTTCATTGGGCGAATAGCAGCAATATTGCCCGGCGTACGGCCCAGCATCTGCTTCGCATCATGACCTACTGCAGCCACGCTTTTCGGTGAACCGGCACGATCCTGACGAATGGCCACAACGGAAGGCTCATTCAATACGATGCCTTGTCCTTTTACATAAATGAGGGTATTCGCGGTACCCAGGTCAATGGACAAGTCATTGGAAAACATGCCACGAAATTTTTTCAACATACTAAGGGATAATCCTGAAAGCTGGGGCGGAAAACAAAATCCGCTTACTTTACCAACCACACGCAGCAGCGACAAGGCGCAAAAATCATCTGCTACGGTGAAAATTAGTGCAGTTCGTTTCCTCTGTTACAAATCTCTACCTGAGTCCCTCAGGGCTGAGCACTTCAGCAGCAATCCTCGCCCTCATTTGCAACCGGTTTAAGGTCATTCACCTGCATATGTGCTGTTACAAAATGGCGAGCAGACAAGCACACCCCCATGAAGGCACAGCGCGCGTTATTCTACGTGAAAACTGAACAAACGGCAGGTTAAACCGAGTATCTTTGAGAATATTTTTTCACATTGGTATCCAGCGGCTGGGAGGCAGCAAAAAAATCCCCCTGTCCACCGGAAACACCACGCGCTGTCAGCGTCTGCCACTCACCGCGCGAACGTACGCCCGTTGCATAAACCTGGGTGCTGGTACCCGAGCACGCTTCCACCAGGCTTTGAACCAGCAACTGGTTTTCCGTTCGCTTCTCAATGTTCCTGACCAGACTCGGGTGGAGCTTGATCAATTCCACATTGAGCTCTTTAATCCAGCTGGTACTCACCAGCGTTAAACCCGCCTGTGTGACGGCAACCCGAACACCCAATGCATTCACTAAGCGGATGACGGGTTGCAATCGGCTGATGTGTTGACCTACATCCGCCTCTGCAAGTTCAATAATTATGCGTTTTCGTTGCGATTTTTCACACTGCATCAAGGTATCGCGTAACCAACGCTGAAAACGCGGACGAATCAGCGACTCTACCGTCACCTGCATTGCCAGGTTCTCTTCTGGCCAGTAGTTCAACAGTGGGATGACACGACTGATTTGTAAGCGGTCATACTCTTCTGATAAACCAAACTGTAAAACCATCGGCATGTATTCCGCCGAACTGACCTCTTCATTACCATCGAAGATCCGGCACATCAGTTCCCGATGATGAACGTGCCCGTCCCGGGTGACGGCCGGTTTCTGATAGATTCGCGGGCCGCCTCGACTCAGCATCTGCTCAATCAGCGTCCGCCAGCGCACGTTGCCACGCCCTTTTTCCGGCAGTGAATCGTCATACACCGCCCAACTGTTCCCGCCCTGCAGCACGGCGTTACGGGTCGCCGCTTCGGCATGTTCCATCACCTGTTCGGTCGACTGTCCGCTACGCCAGGCGCATATACCGATATGTACCATATCGTCACGATCGAGCATTTTATTAGTCGGAAGTGCATCAACCGCTTTTAATAGTTGTCCGGCTACGCTTTCCGCCTCTTTCAGGGTGCGGTGTGGCAGGAGAACGGCAAAGTCACTGCGATGGTAACGCGCCAACAGTGACCCCGGATAACGCATCATAAAGGTGGATAATAAATTGATCAGGCTGAACAGTTCTTCTTCAGCAAGGTTACGCCCCCAACTGTCGCGCAGCAGGTTAAAGTCCGGCAGGCGAATCATCATCACCACACCATGCGCGCCGACTTTTTCCTGATCGTCCAGCAGCGTTGCCAGTTGGTTGTCAAAGAAGAGCCGATTACTGAGACCGGTTTTGGTGTCCTGCGCGGCGTAAGAGCGAATCAGCGTATCGAGACGGCTGCGCTGCTCCTGAGCGCTCTGGATTTCAGCCAGTAGCATATCCAGTGCGCTGCTGGTGCGCGTCGGCCATTCATAGACAGTACCCCGTACGCTGGCACCGCGCTCTCCATTCAAAATTCGCGTCGAGCGTATCTCCAACAGTTCCTGCCCGGAAAGTTGACGCTGAAGCCAACGCACCGACAGAAACAGCATTAGCACAATAAAGCCAATAGCCAGCGTGAGCGGCGCAGTGGTTATCAGTGAATGAAAATAGTTGCCCATCGGATCCTGGTAGACCAGATCCATCGTCATTCCCGGGTGTTTCATCAGCGGAACCGAAAGCTCGCGAAAGAGATTACTGGTGCCAACCGGGCGATAGCTGCTGTTGCGGGTTTGGCTATAAATGACCTTATCGCCCTGCAACAGATCGACGCGCACAATGTCCGCTGACACCATCAGTTCATCGATCAGCGAGGTTAACTGGTTGAAATCGCGCGAAACCAGATGCGTATCAATCGCTGTCGCCACCGACTGGACACGATGGCTCATCTTGTACTGGATGGCGTTGTAAAAACTCAGCGAGCAGCCGATCAGGGTCACAAAGATGGTTAACCCGGTGAGTAGCGTGACAAAAGCTGAGAATTTCGTCGTTAATCGCATCCTTGAGTTAACTCCGACGGTTGAATTGTGACATGAAACTGCTTAACTGAACGCGAAATTCGTCCGGTTGCGCAAAGAGTGAGTGCATACTACCAAATCAGGTGTATCTGGCAATTTATTGCGTTGCATCGGCTTCACGTTTCAATTAGCGAGTATAGTCTTCAGACGTCATTTTCCAATCCACCATGCAAAATTGAGGACAGGTTATGCAGGCTTTGATCTTAGAACAGCAGGACGGTAAAACCCGTGCATCCGTGCAGACTCTCGAAGAAAGTCGGCTGCCAGAAGGCGATGTCACAGTGGATGTCCACTGGTCCAGTCTGAACTATAAAGATGCGCTCGCCATCACCGGAAAAGGAAAAATCATCCGCAACTTTCCGATGATTCCTGGCATTGATTTCGCCGGTACCGTTCGGGCCAGCGAAGATCCTCGTTTTCATGCGGGCCAGGAGGTATTGCTGACCGGTTGGGGCGTTGGCGAAAACCATTGGGGCGGTCTGGCAGAACAGGCACGAGTGAAAGCGGACTGGCTGGTTGCATTGCCAAAGGGGCTGGACAGCCGTAAAGCGATGGTGATCGGCACCGCCGGGTTTACTGCCATGCTGTGCGTGATGGCCCTTGAAGAGGCAGGCATTCGTCCGCAAGACGGTGAAGTCGTGGTGACGGGCGCCAGTGGCGGCGTCGGCAGTACCGCGGTCGCGCTGTTGCATAAGCTGGGCTATCAGGTTGTTGCGGTATCCGGACGCGAAAGTACGCATGATTATCTCCGGCAGTTAGGCGCAAGCCGTATCCTGGGCCGTGATGAGTTCGCGGAATCTCGTCCGCTGGAAAAACAACTGTGGGCTGGAGCGATTGATACCGTGGGCGATAAAGTACTGGCGAAAGTGCTGGCGCAGATGAACTACGGCGGCTGTGTTGCTGCCTGTGGTCTGGCGGGCGGTTTTGTCCTGCCGACGACGGTGATGCCATTTATTTTGCGCAACGTCCGCCTGCAAGGGGTTGATTCCGTAATGACACCGCCGGCGCGGCGCGCACAGGCCTGGCAACGTCTGGTAAATGATTTACCAGAATCATTCTATGCACAGGCCGCGACGGAAATTTCGCTGGCCGACGCGCCGAAGTTCGCTAATGCCATCATTAATAACCAGGTGCAAGGCCGTACGCTGGTTAAAGTGAAGTAAACACAAACGCCGCAGAAATTTACACTTAATTAACTAAATTTCGCTGCGTACTGACAGACTCCCTGCCATAGTAACTA
The DNA window shown above is from Citrobacter farmeri and carries:
- a CDS encoding MDR family oxidoreductase, with translation MQALILEQQDGKTRASVQTLEESRLPEGDVTVDVHWSSLNYKDALAITGKGKIIRNFPMIPGIDFAGTVRASEDPRFHAGQEVLLTGWGVGENHWGGLAEQARVKADWLVALPKGLDSRKAMVIGTAGFTAMLCVMALEEAGIRPQDGEVVVTGASGGVGSTAVALLHKLGYQVVAVSGRESTHDYLRQLGASRILGRDEFAESRPLEKQLWAGAIDTVGDKVLAKVLAQMNYGGCVAACGLAGGFVLPTTVMPFILRNVRLQGVDSVMTPPARRAQAWQRLVNDLPESFYAQAATEISLADAPKFANAIINNQVQGRTLVKVK
- the csrD gene encoding RNase E specificity factor CsrD; its protein translation is MRLTTKFSAFVTLLTGLTIFVTLIGCSLSFYNAIQYKMSHRVQSVATAIDTHLVSRDFNQLTSLIDELMVSADIVRVDLLQGDKVIYSQTRNSSYRPVGTSNLFRELSVPLMKHPGMTMDLVYQDPMGNYFHSLITTAPLTLAIGFIVLMLFLSVRWLQRQLSGQELLEIRSTRILNGERGASVRGTVYEWPTRTSSALDMLLAEIQSAQEQRSRLDTLIRSYAAQDTKTGLSNRLFFDNQLATLLDDQEKVGAHGVVMMIRLPDFNLLRDSWGRNLAEEELFSLINLLSTFMMRYPGSLLARYHRSDFAVLLPHRTLKEAESVAGQLLKAVDALPTNKMLDRDDMVHIGICAWRSGQSTEQVMEHAEAATRNAVLQGGNSWAVYDDSLPEKGRGNVRWRTLIEQMLSRGGPRIYQKPAVTRDGHVHHRELMCRIFDGNEEVSSAEYMPMVLQFGLSEEYDRLQISRVIPLLNYWPEENLAMQVTVESLIRPRFQRWLRDTLMQCEKSQRKRIIIELAEADVGQHISRLQPVIRLVNALGVRVAVTQAGLTLVSTSWIKELNVELIKLHPSLVRNIEKRTENQLLVQSLVEACSGTSTQVYATGVRSRGEWQTLTARGVSGGQGDFFAASQPLDTNVKKYSQRYSV